In the Phycisphaerales bacterium genome, CAACAACCACAGGTGACAAATGGCTGATGAGGATCCACTTTCTAGGCGAGAGTTATTAGGAGGCAAGCTGTTTCGCCACCTACGCGAATCACTCGCTGATGCAGTGGCCTCTCGATTACAAGCGTTCGAAGAGCTTGGATCCGAGCTGCAACCCAAAGCGGCCAAGCCGCCCAACGAATCACTCGTTGATCCTGCCCATTTGCCACTTCTTCAACGTCCACCAGGTGCCATTGACGAAGAGATGTTTCTTGATCAATGCACCCGCTGCGGTGATTGTATTGAGGCTTGCCCACCTTCAGCAATTCTCGCTGCACCAGAGGCGTTCGGTCGCGCTGCAGGAACTCCAATAATTGACCCACGTATCCAAGCATGCGTGATGTGCACAGATACACCTTGCATTGCTTCGTGTGAACCAGATGTGCTTCGCGATGATTTGCCACTCACCATGGGCAGCGCCATGATTGTTCCAAGCGATTGCCTTGCTTTCCTTGGTCAATCTTGTACGCAGTGCACTGACGCTTGCCCAGTGACTGGCGCGCTTGACCTGACTGATGGTTTACCCAGTATCAATAATGAACACTGCACTGGATGCGGTGTCTGTCATCAAGTCTGCCCCGCGCCCGTTAACGCCGTCATCATGCGCCCCGCTCAAGATCGACCCATTCCACCACCATCTGATGACGCCAAAAAATCCCCCCCTTGCAGCTAAAGAGCCAAGGACACCCCTCTGGCACGAGTCGTGAACCTGCGAGCACCTCTCTATTTGATTGTGGGTTTTTTTTTGCGCATTGCCTGCGTCATTGATAGACGAAATTCTTGTATAATCTGGTTCTGGTTCTAAAGACACGATGAACTTTGCGAGACGCAAGCGAATCAAAACGTCTTACACAAATGCGTTGGCAAATAACCAGTAATTTGAATCTCATTTTGATCAAGCAATCTGCACCCACATTTGGAAAATTTTATTATGAAAATATCACGCCTTTGCCTCACACTTGCAACTGTCAGTTTTCTGACCTCCTCTTTGGCATTAGGGCAAAATCAAGCAAAAGAAGAAGCGAAGACTAATTTCATAACGCTGTATTCAGGTGGCATCAATATGTTGCTCGCGAGCCCAGTTGATGCTGGACTGCGCAACGCATTAAACATGATTGACTTTAGCCAAATGCAAATGCCCGGAATGGGAAACAGTCAAGATCCACAAGCGATCTATGAAATGTTGACGAGCAAAATGTCTCTCAGTATCGATATAGATAATGAAATGTTCCGAGCTGCCATGTCCGGTGAACAGATTCAATCGCCACCATACAGTGCTCAACTTAACGTTTATGGCAAGAATGCTGATCAAAACAAATACTTTGCAGAACGTGTGGGCGGCATGCTCGCCCAAACTGGACAATGGGCAGCACCAACTCCGTCAGCAAATCATCCTGGAATGATGTTTCTCAAGCAACGCGATCCAGATTCCCCGAACACAAACTTCGGAGAAACAATGATTGGTGACAAGTCTGCATTCGTGTTAGCGATGAATAGCATGAGCCAGACGCCGGTCAGCCTCGATGGATATGGATTGCCAGATGGAATTAAGCCTGCTCTGGCATTTCGAATGGATATGGGTGCACTCAAGCCAATTATGCAGGGCTACAAAGACGCCCTCAGCAATGCAGCAGCAAATCCGCAAACTTCAATGGCTATGGGATTGCTTAATCAGATGGGTCTTATGAGTGACACCCCACCAGTCATAAGCTTTGCAATGGGGCAGGCACAGGACCGAACATATGCAGCTGGTTCATACATGAACTGCGGCGAGATGTTAGAGCAGTTCGGCACCACTAGTGGCCTTGCCATGGAAGATATGAAGCTCATTCCTCAAACAGCAACATATGCCAATATCTCAAAGATGAACTTAGCCAACTACGTCAAGTTCTACATCAATATGATGAATGACCTCGCTGGCCAATCCAGCGGTCAAGATTCTCCCAAGCCAGTTGAAATGCTAAACAATTTGCTTGGTGTGAATATCGAAACACAGTTCGCTGACTATCTTGGGCAGACACTCGGTATCTATCAATCACCGGAAACTGGCGGCCAGAGCTTGATGGCGATGGTCGTATTTGTGGAGCTGAGTAACTCAGATGGAATGAAAAAGACTATTGATAAATTCATAGCAGCCTTCAAAAAGAATAAACCTAGTGGGATGCGCGCTATTGAACTGCTTCAGTGGAACTACCAAGGCAATGATTTAATCACACTGTCCTTCTCAGGCATGCCAATACCGCTCGAGCTTAGTATGGGTATGGGAGATAATCACATCTTCATGGGTGCTTCACCCCAGAGTGTTATTGCCGCCATGCAACAGGCCTCGGGTAACAAGGTAAGCCTACTCAATAAGAGTATTCTTGATAACACTGCTTTCATGAGTATGGGCGGCGATCGATATGCTGGCGCCATGCAGGTACAGTTCTTCGACACAGCCGCTTTCATAGACAACGGCTATAGTCTGACCAATATGATGTTTGCAGCGATTTCGAATGTCAGCCGTAGGCCAGGTGCTTCAAGCCGGAGCGACAACCTTGTGATGCCCACCTATGACAAGCTCGTAGAAAACCTTCGTGGCAGCGTCAGTATTGCCAGGCGCCAAGGCAATTCAATTTACTACGAGGCGGAGATGGATCGATCCTTCCTGGCCAATACCACTGCTTTGGTTGGCTCTCTTAAACAATTCATCGATTTAGGAGCAATCACTGGAGTCTTTTCAGGCGTGTTTAGCTTGAGTTCTTATTAGTCCCCCAGTGAATTGAATGCACCCGACCCGCCATCTAGGGGGGATTAATGGGCGTTTTAGACACGATAGGCTTCTCAGACCCCCTCGCGATGACGGTCTTTCGGGCGGCTGCCCCCTTACTGAAAAGCCCATCGGAACACATCTGGGTGCCACTGCGTATTCAACAGAGCCCCTGCCCATTACTGAGCAAGGGCACTGGAGAAGGACTGAGAAAAATGAGCCAAAAACGCAGATCAACAGACCGCCCAATGTCCGGTCAGGAAGTCAATACAAAGACCGAATCTGAACTTCAGAAAGCTGCTGATTTTAAGGTCGCGTTTTCTCATCGTCTCCACTTCACCAGGGATGCTTTTGAGCCAAGTCATCCACTGCTTCGACAACTCATTGAAGATGCCGATTCTCCTCAACCTCGACGAGTCATCATGGCTGTTGATGCTGGGCTGGTGCGAGTTCGTCCCGAGATCATTGATGAGATACATGAGTACGCCGCCGCGCACAGAGATGCAATCAGGCTTGCAACTGATGTATTGGTACTACCCGGCGGTGAAGATGCCAAGAACACACCAGATGTGTTCAACAACGTCACCAAAGCTATTCATGATGGGAAGATATGTCGACGCTCTTACGTAGTCGCC is a window encoding:
- a CDS encoding 4Fe-4S binding protein — encoded protein: MADEDPLSRRELLGGKLFRHLRESLADAVASRLQAFEELGSELQPKAAKPPNESLVDPAHLPLLQRPPGAIDEEMFLDQCTRCGDCIEACPPSAILAAPEAFGRAAGTPIIDPRIQACVMCTDTPCIASCEPDVLRDDLPLTMGSAMIVPSDCLAFLGQSCTQCTDACPVTGALDLTDGLPSINNEHCTGCGVCHQVCPAPVNAVIMRPAQDRPIPPPSDDAKKSPPCS